In Selenomonas dianae, a genomic segment contains:
- the purD gene encoding phosphoribosylamine--glycine ligase — protein MNILVIGSGGREHALYWKLMESPQTDNIYAIPGNPGMGKQINISVTDNDAILKFAKEKEIGLVVVGPEIPLTNRLVDDLEEAGICAFGPRANAAEIEGSKAFAKDLMKKYGIPTARYEVFNEAEPARAYIRKEGAPIVVKADGLAAGKGVIVAMTEREALEAVDAIMEGSSFGDAGARIVIEEFMEGEEASLLAFTDGKIIRPMISAQDHKRALDGDRGPNTGGMGTYAPAPVMTHEMIERATEEILKPTIAAMANEGRVYRGCLYLGLMITKDGPKVVEFNARFGDPETQVVLPLLDGDLVQIMRACSEGTLADVPIHWKSGAAVCVVLAAGGYPTSYEKGDEIFGITDAEAMGALVFHAGTAEQDGKIVTNGGRVLGVVGMGESIASAVKKSYAAVEKISFRNAYHRKDIAHRALHR, from the coding sequence GTGAACATTCTCGTAATTGGATCGGGCGGGCGTGAACACGCACTCTATTGGAAACTCATGGAGAGCCCGCAGACGGACAATATCTATGCTATCCCGGGCAATCCGGGCATGGGGAAGCAGATCAACATCTCCGTGACAGACAACGACGCGATTCTGAAATTTGCCAAGGAGAAAGAAATCGGGCTTGTGGTTGTCGGTCCGGAAATTCCTCTCACAAACAGACTGGTCGACGATCTTGAGGAGGCTGGGATTTGTGCGTTTGGACCCCGCGCAAACGCAGCAGAGATTGAAGGCTCGAAGGCATTTGCGAAGGATCTCATGAAGAAGTATGGGATTCCAACGGCACGCTATGAAGTCTTTAACGAGGCAGAACCCGCGCGCGCGTATATTCGTAAAGAGGGCGCACCAATCGTTGTCAAGGCGGACGGACTTGCTGCGGGGAAGGGTGTCATCGTTGCCATGACGGAGCGTGAGGCTCTTGAGGCTGTAGATGCGATCATGGAGGGGAGTTCCTTCGGAGATGCTGGTGCACGCATCGTCATCGAGGAGTTTATGGAGGGGGAGGAAGCGTCGTTGCTTGCTTTCACCGACGGGAAGATCATTCGTCCCATGATCAGTGCGCAGGATCATAAGCGAGCTCTTGATGGAGATAGAGGCCCCAATACGGGCGGCATGGGTACCTATGCGCCCGCACCTGTTATGACGCACGAGATGATCGAACGCGCAACGGAGGAGATCCTAAAACCGACGATTGCCGCTATGGCAAACGAAGGCAGAGTCTACCGCGGCTGTCTTTATCTCGGTCTGATGATTACGAAGGACGGCCCAAAGGTAGTCGAATTCAATGCACGTTTTGGCGATCCTGAAACGCAGGTCGTCCTGCCGCTCCTCGATGGGGATCTCGTTCAGATCATGCGTGCCTGTTCTGAGGGTACACTGGCGGATGTCCCAATTCATTGGAAGAGCGGGGCGGCCGTCTGTGTGGTTCTCGCGGCAGGTGGATATCCCACATCCTATGAAAAAGGGGATGAAATTTTTGGGATCACAGATGCTGAGGCAATGGGCGCGCTCGTGTTCCATGCGGGTACGGCGGAGCAGGATGGTAAAATTGTCACGAATGGCGGTCGTGTACTCGGCGTAGTTGGCATGGGAGAGAGCATCGCATCTGCGGTAAAAAAATCCTACGCGGCAGTTGAAAAAATATCCTTCAGGAATGCGTATCATCGCAAGGACATTGCGCATCGTGCGCTTCATCGCTGA
- a CDS encoding IMP cyclohydrolase, which yields MKIKRALISVSDKTGVVEFARVLHKAGIEIVSTGGTMRTLREAGIPVIYVSDVTGFPEIMDGRVKTLHPFVHGGILAVRGNQTHEKALRELKITPIDLVAVNLYPFKETVANPNVTLAEAVEQIDIGGPAMIRAAAKNFKFVTVITNPARYAEIAEKIEKDGAVDGMTRMKLAHEAFAHTSDYDSAINAYLAGQLEK from the coding sequence ATGAAGATCAAACGTGCTCTGATCAGTGTATCCGATAAAACCGGTGTAGTGGAGTTTGCACGCGTGCTGCATAAAGCCGGGATCGAAATCGTTTCCACGGGGGGAACGATGAGGACCCTCCGTGAAGCAGGTATCCCGGTCATCTACGTCAGCGATGTGACGGGCTTCCCCGAGATCATGGATGGGCGCGTCAAGACACTGCATCCCTTTGTGCATGGAGGTATTCTTGCTGTTCGCGGCAATCAGACGCATGAAAAGGCTTTGCGTGAGCTGAAGATCACACCGATTGACCTCGTCGCCGTCAATCTTTATCCGTTTAAGGAGACGGTTGCAAATCCGAATGTGACACTTGCCGAGGCAGTTGAGCAGATCGACATCGGAGGTCCCGCCATGATTCGTGCGGCGGCAAAGAATTTCAAATTTGTCACTGTAATTACAAATCCGGCACGTTATGCAGAAATTGCGGAGAAGATTGAAAAGGACGGCGCAGTCGATGGTATGACACGCATGAAGCTTGCCCATGAGGCTTTTGCCCATACCTCCGACTATGACAGTGCAATCAATGCATATCTTGCCGGGCAGTTGGAAAAATGA
- the purN gene encoding phosphoribosylglycinamide formyltransferase, which yields MREERLGILCSGRGSNLASIMEAVERGEIPAEIAVVIADKSEAYALERARAKGIPAVAVIYQDYAQRADFERAMLDELHAHGVTLVILAGFMRILSPVFVHAYTGRILNIHPALLPSFPGAHAHRDALAYGVKVSGCTVHFVDEGMDSGPVILQAVVPVMEDDTENTLAARVLEQEHRIFPEAIKLYVEGRLRTVGRKVHILPVVGGGLL from the coding sequence ATGCGTGAAGAAAGGCTTGGGATTCTTTGCTCGGGACGTGGTTCCAATCTCGCGTCAATTATGGAGGCGGTTGAGCGCGGCGAGATTCCTGCCGAAATTGCCGTTGTCATTGCAGACAAGAGCGAGGCCTATGCTCTTGAGCGTGCGCGTGCAAAGGGAATTCCCGCCGTTGCTGTCATCTATCAGGATTATGCGCAGCGTGCAGACTTTGAGCGTGCCATGCTGGATGAGCTGCATGCCCATGGTGTAACTCTTGTCATTCTTGCAGGATTCATGCGCATCCTGTCCCCTGTCTTTGTCCATGCGTACACAGGGCGTATATTAAACATCCATCCCGCACTCCTACCGAGTTTTCCGGGTGCACATGCCCATCGTGATGCGCTTGCTTACGGGGTGAAGGTCAGCGGGTGTACCGTACACTTTGTGGATGAAGGAATGGACTCAGGTCCTGTTATCTTACAGGCTGTTGTTCCGGTGATGGAGGACGATACCGAGAATACACTTGCGGCTCGTGTACTTGAGCAGGAACATCGGATCTTTCCAGAGGCGATCAAGCTCTATGTCGAAGGAAGGCTGCGTACAGTAGGGCGAAAGGTACACATTTTGCCTGTCGTAGGGGGAGGATTATTATGA
- the purM gene encoding phosphoribosylformylglycinamidine cyclo-ligase: protein MEKMTYRDAGVDIDAGNKSVSMIKDAVRATYRPEVMGDLGGFGGLFALNTKDYKEPILVSGTDGVGTKLRLAFLLGKHDTIGQDAVAMCVNDILVQGAEPLFFLDYLAVGKLEPTQVAEVVTGVARACKESGCSLIGGETAEMAGFYPVGEYDIAGFSVGVAERSKLITPARVKHGDVLLGLPSSGVHSNGYSLVRKIVFEHKGFKGDEYMEEFGRTIGEELLTPTRLYPRICLPLIRMFDIHGMVHITGGGFYENIPRALPDDMGAVVDGAAWAMPPVFRLLQEWGNVDWSEMYRTFNMGIGMVLIVSADEAECITAHLKAQNEAVYRIGHVTEGAHEVVIKGGVFDA from the coding sequence ATGGAGAAAATGACCTATCGTGATGCGGGGGTTGACATTGACGCAGGAAACAAATCTGTTTCAATGATAAAGGATGCTGTTCGTGCGACCTATCGTCCGGAGGTGATGGGGGATCTGGGCGGCTTTGGCGGACTGTTTGCCCTCAATACAAAGGACTATAAAGAGCCGATACTTGTCTCCGGGACGGATGGGGTCGGAACGAAACTGCGCCTCGCCTTTTTGCTTGGAAAGCATGACACCATCGGACAAGATGCCGTTGCGATGTGCGTCAACGACATCCTCGTGCAGGGCGCGGAACCTCTTTTCTTCCTCGACTACCTTGCCGTCGGAAAGCTTGAACCGACACAAGTCGCCGAGGTTGTTACAGGCGTTGCCCGTGCCTGCAAGGAGTCGGGATGCTCTCTCATTGGCGGTGAAACGGCAGAGATGGCAGGTTTTTATCCCGTGGGAGAATACGATATTGCGGGATTCTCCGTCGGCGTTGCAGAACGCTCCAAACTCATTACGCCCGCTCGTGTAAAACATGGCGATGTGCTGCTCGGTCTGCCGTCGTCGGGGGTGCACTCAAACGGATACTCTCTCGTACGAAAAATTGTCTTTGAACACAAGGGATTCAAGGGCGATGAGTACATGGAGGAGTTCGGACGAACCATTGGTGAGGAGTTACTGACTCCGACACGCCTCTATCCGCGCATCTGTCTGCCGCTCATTCGGATGTTCGATATTCACGGCATGGTGCATATCACAGGCGGCGGTTTCTACGAGAATATTCCGCGCGCACTGCCCGATGACATGGGGGCAGTGGTGGATGGAGCTGCATGGGCAATGCCGCCCGTATTCCGTCTGCTGCAGGAGTGGGGCAACGTCGACTGGTCGGAGATGTACCGCACGTTCAACATGGGCATCGGCATGGTGCTTATCGTTTCCGCGGACGAGGCGGAGTGTATCACTGCTCATTTGAAGGCGCAGAACGAAGCAGTATACCGCATCGGTCATGTAACAGAGGGGGCGCATGAAGTCGTCATCAAGGGTGGTGTCTTTGATGCGTGA
- the purF gene encoding amidophosphoribosyltransferase — protein MYEKVPKWKEECGIYGVYSHAENVSEMTYLGLFALQHRGQESAGIALTDGYWIDVKKGMGLVSEVFRDQLPHLDNAKIAIGHVRYATTGFSLVANAQPLRVNYAGGALALAHNGDLTNAALIRRDLESKGTVFQTTIDSEVFVHLIARSQKTSIEERILEAVSVVRGAFCLSIMTEDKLIGVRDPQGFRPLCIGRTIDGGWVLSSETCALDVNGAEFVRDVQPGEMVVIDSDGLKSYRFSNGKDVASCIFEYIYFARPDSIIDGQSVHAVRFEMGRVLARESGLRGDVVISVPDSGTTAATGFAYEAGIPFAEGLIKNRYIGRTFIQPTQKQRDASVKLKLSPVRSVVAGKSVIMVDDSIVRGTTSGKIVRLLRNAGAREIHVCISSPPITDPCYYGIDTSIRKELISATKSVEEICAFIGADSLHFISIEGLRQCVPALNPDRMCYACFNNNYPVPEEDATLDEDDKIILERRRIAQRERGL, from the coding sequence ATGTACGAAAAAGTGCCAAAGTGGAAGGAAGAATGCGGCATCTACGGTGTTTACTCCCATGCGGAGAATGTGTCCGAGATGACGTATCTCGGTCTTTTTGCGCTCCAACACCGCGGACAGGAGAGTGCGGGCATTGCACTCACGGATGGCTATTGGATTGATGTCAAGAAGGGAATGGGGCTGGTCAGCGAAGTATTTCGCGATCAACTTCCCCATCTTGACAATGCTAAAATAGCCATTGGACACGTCCGCTATGCGACGACGGGATTCAGCCTTGTTGCGAATGCTCAGCCTCTGCGCGTAAACTATGCAGGCGGCGCACTCGCTCTTGCACACAACGGCGATCTTACCAATGCGGCACTGATCCGCCGTGATCTTGAAAGCAAAGGGACGGTTTTTCAGACAACCATCGACTCCGAGGTGTTTGTTCATCTCATCGCGCGTTCACAAAAGACCTCCATCGAGGAACGCATTCTTGAGGCGGTCAGTGTCGTGCGCGGAGCTTTCTGTCTCAGCATCATGACAGAGGATAAGCTTATCGGCGTTCGTGACCCGCAGGGCTTCCGTCCGCTTTGCATTGGTCGGACAATAGATGGAGGATGGGTTCTGTCTTCGGAAACCTGTGCGCTGGATGTCAATGGTGCGGAATTTGTGCGTGATGTACAACCCGGCGAGATGGTTGTTATCGACAGTGACGGGCTCAAGTCCTATCGTTTTTCCAACGGCAAGGACGTTGCTTCCTGTATCTTTGAATACATCTATTTTGCGCGTCCGGATTCCATCATTGATGGGCAGTCCGTCCATGCGGTGCGTTTTGAGATGGGGCGTGTACTGGCACGGGAGTCCGGCCTTCGTGGAGATGTTGTCATCTCTGTGCCGGATTCAGGTACAACGGCGGCAACGGGATTTGCATATGAGGCAGGGATTCCGTTTGCCGAGGGACTGATTAAGAATCGCTATATTGGTCGTACCTTCATTCAGCCGACACAGAAGCAGCGCGATGCATCGGTCAAGCTCAAGCTGAGCCCCGTGCGCTCGGTTGTCGCAGGGAAGTCGGTCATTATGGTGGACGACTCCATTGTGCGCGGGACAACGAGCGGTAAGATTGTGCGTCTGTTGCGGAATGCAGGTGCACGGGAGATCCACGTCTGTATCAGCAGCCCGCCGATTACAGATCCCTGCTACTATGGCATTGATACATCCATTCGTAAAGAACTGATCTCCGCGACCAAAAGTGTGGAGGAGATCTGTGCCTTCATCGGGGCGGATTCACTTCATTTTATCTCCATCGAAGGGCTGCGGCAATGTGTTCCTGCACTCAATCCGGATCGTATGTGTTACGCCTGTTTCAACAACAACTATCCCGTTCCCGAAGAGGATGCCACCCTTGATGAGGATGATAAGATCATCCTTGAGCGGCGGCGGATTGCACAGCGTGAAAGGGGGCTATAA
- the purC gene encoding phosphoribosylaminoimidazolesuccinocarboxamide synthase, with product MERKEALYEGKAKIIYATDHADEYLVYYKDDATAGNGAKKGTIADKGIMNNKMTAFFFDLLAKNGIRHHYISMPSDREMIVKKLTIIPLEVIIRNVAAGSLAQRLGLEEGVPMPFPIIEYCYKNDDLGDPMLNRYHIRALKIATDDELDEIEAMSLKINDILTKFLKTKRVDLIDFKLEFGKDADGNIILADEISPDNCRFWDSDTKEKLDKDRFRRDLGNVEDAYKEMLHRLTGEA from the coding sequence ATGGAGCGGAAAGAAGCACTTTACGAAGGCAAGGCAAAGATCATCTATGCAACGGATCATGCGGATGAGTATCTCGTTTACTATAAGGATGACGCAACGGCAGGGAACGGTGCAAAGAAGGGGACAATCGCGGATAAGGGCATCATGAACAACAAGATGACGGCGTTTTTTTTCGACCTTCTTGCAAAGAACGGTATTCGACATCACTATATCTCCATGCCGAGCGATCGCGAAATGATTGTTAAGAAACTTACAATCATCCCGCTTGAGGTTATTATACGCAATGTTGCAGCAGGCTCACTCGCTCAACGTCTTGGTCTTGAGGAGGGGGTTCCCATGCCGTTCCCGATCATTGAATATTGCTATAAGAACGATGATCTCGGCGACCCCATGCTCAATCGCTACCATATTCGTGCGTTGAAAATTGCAACCGATGATGAACTCGATGAGATTGAGGCAATGTCACTCAAGATCAACGATATACTCACGAAGTTCCTCAAGACCAAGCGCGTTGATCTCATCGACTTCAAGTTGGAGTTTGGCAAGGATGCAGACGGCAACATCATCCTTGCGGATGAGATTTCGCCGGACAACTGTCGTTTCTGGGACAGCGATACAAAGGAAAAATTGGATAAGGATCGTTTCCGCCGCGACCTTGGAAATGTTGAGGACGCTTACAAAGAAATGCTCCATAGGCTGACGGGAGAAGCATAA
- the purE gene encoding 5-(carboxyamino)imidazole ribonucleotide mutase, with protein sequence MKVAVLMGSDSDWPILKPAVELLKQFGIEPVVKVASAHRTPSIVRDFVMEADHNKDFAAFIVAAGAAAHLAGVVASYTIKPVIGIPVNATPLNGMDALLSTVQMPSGVPVASMAINGAKNAAIFVAEILAVYDSSIAEALMDYREKMVLDVEAKADRVAAQL encoded by the coding sequence ATGAAGGTAGCAGTCCTCATGGGAAGCGATTCCGACTGGCCAATCTTAAAGCCGGCGGTAGAGCTCCTGAAACAGTTTGGCATAGAGCCTGTAGTTAAGGTCGCCTCGGCGCACCGTACGCCTTCCATTGTACGGGATTTTGTCATGGAGGCCGACCATAACAAGGATTTCGCAGCATTCATTGTTGCTGCCGGTGCAGCCGCACATCTCGCCGGGGTCGTGGCAAGCTACACGATCAAGCCCGTCATCGGCATTCCGGTGAACGCGACGCCATTGAACGGCATGGATGCACTTCTCAGCACAGTCCAAATGCCTTCCGGTGTGCCCGTCGCATCTATGGCAATCAACGGTGCAAAGAACGCTGCCATTTTTGTTGCAGAAATTCTGGCTGTGTACGATTCCTCGATTGCGGAAGCACTGATGGACTATCGGGAAAAGATGGTACTCGATGTCGAGGCAAAAGCGGATCGCGTCGCTGCACAGCTGTAA
- a CDS encoding chemotaxis protein has protein sequence MAETVTEEKKGILLETGTNEFEIVEFSIGKVNYGINVAKVREVITRAPVTAMPEAHPYVDGLFTLRGKAIPLVNMARCLNLQTHDELQNIIVTEINNYDIGFLVGSVYRIHRISWKNMEPAPNVGEGSRVVGIIKMEDRIVLLLDFENIIAEINPEINQKLTTVTEATQDAKTRRGTAHIVVAEDSKMLRDLLVNTLHEAGYKFIRDFGNGQDAWDYLQDLARKNGPIENHVRIIISDVEMPKMDGHRLLKLVREDNRLGEVPLVLFSSLISEEMRRKGESLGASGQVSKPEINQLIDLLDTLTFGEPLHDTVEEN, from the coding sequence ATGGCAGAGACGGTTACAGAAGAGAAAAAAGGTATCCTGCTTGAGACAGGAACGAACGAATTTGAGATCGTCGAGTTCAGCATTGGAAAGGTGAACTACGGCATCAATGTTGCAAAGGTGCGCGAAGTCATTACACGCGCACCGGTCACGGCGATGCCCGAAGCGCACCCTTATGTCGATGGGCTCTTTACCTTGCGCGGCAAAGCAATTCCGTTGGTCAATATGGCGCGTTGCCTCAATCTCCAAACGCATGACGAGCTTCAGAACATCATTGTCACAGAGATCAACAACTACGATATCGGCTTCCTTGTCGGCAGCGTCTATCGTATTCACCGCATCTCGTGGAAGAATATGGAGCCTGCGCCGAACGTCGGTGAGGGCTCGCGTGTTGTCGGTATCATCAAGATGGAGGATCGCATCGTCCTCCTTCTTGACTTCGAGAACATCATCGCCGAGATCAATCCTGAGATCAACCAGAAGCTTACCACAGTCACAGAGGCGACACAGGATGCCAAGACACGGCGCGGCACGGCTCACATCGTGGTTGCGGAGGACTCCAAGATGCTGCGTGACCTCCTTGTGAACACGTTGCATGAAGCAGGTTACAAGTTTATCCGCGACTTTGGCAACGGGCAGGATGCATGGGATTACTTGCAGGATCTTGCACGCAAGAACGGTCCGATCGAGAATCATGTACGCATCATTATCTCCGATGTTGAGATGCCGAAGATGGACGGTCATCGTCTGCTGAAGCTCGTGCGTGAGGACAATCGTCTGGGCGAAGTTCCTCTCGTTCTCTTCTCATCTCTCATCAGCGAAGAAATGAGACGCAAAGGGGAGAGCCTCGGAGCGTCCGGACAGGTTTCAAAACCTGAGATCAACCAGCTCATCGACCTTCTGGATACGCTCACATTTGGTGAGCCGCTTCATGATACCGTGGAGGAAAATTAA
- a CDS encoding CvfB family protein, with protein sequence MQERTRGAEHNRRPCKYGPSQVAELTAVRESELGVFLDAETGNTNDDILLHRVQQTAPVKIGDRVRVFLYLDPKRRLTASMRTPRMREGQVARLRVINVTKEGAFLDVGAERGIFLPYAGMRGRPQIGETVWAKLYTDKSGRLAVTMEVEDELRRASRPAENVRVGDRLKGTVYNITERGVFLFTEERYIAFIDHHEIPKRPRVGETVEMRVTYLREDGRLNASLRPPKEVARLEDADHILTLLKNHDGKMPYSDATSSEVIQDRFHISKAAFKRALGRLLKEGLIEQRDGWTYLSEENKKS encoded by the coding sequence ATGCAGGAAAGAACACGCGGAGCCGAACATAACCGACGCCCGTGCAAATATGGTCCGAGTCAGGTCGCAGAGCTTACAGCCGTGCGGGAGAGCGAACTTGGCGTATTCTTGGATGCGGAAACCGGAAACACCAATGATGATATTCTGCTGCATCGTGTTCAGCAGACAGCCCCCGTCAAGATCGGTGACCGTGTTCGTGTCTTTCTCTATCTCGACCCAAAGCGACGCCTTACCGCAAGTATGCGTACGCCACGCATGAGAGAAGGGCAGGTTGCACGACTGCGTGTCATCAACGTCACGAAGGAAGGTGCGTTTCTCGATGTCGGAGCGGAACGTGGCATCTTCCTCCCGTACGCAGGAATGCGTGGGCGGCCGCAGATCGGGGAGACCGTTTGGGCAAAGCTATACACGGACAAATCCGGCCGCCTTGCGGTAACGATGGAAGTCGAGGATGAGCTGCGCCGCGCATCGCGCCCCGCCGAAAATGTACGCGTAGGAGACCGCCTAAAGGGAACCGTCTATAACATCACCGAACGTGGTGTATTCCTCTTTACCGAGGAACGTTATATCGCCTTCATTGATCACCACGAAATCCCCAAACGTCCACGCGTGGGCGAGACTGTCGAAATGCGTGTGACGTATCTGCGGGAGGACGGGCGGCTGAATGCCTCTCTGCGCCCCCCAAAAGAAGTGGCGCGCTTGGAAGATGCCGATCACATCCTCACGCTTCTGAAAAATCATGACGGAAAGATGCCGTATTCGGATGCTACATCATCGGAGGTCATCCAGGATCGTTTTCATATCAGTAAGGCAGCGTTCAAACGTGCACTTGGTCGGCTGCTCAAGGAAGGGCTCATCGAGCAGCGCGATGGATGGACATATTTATCCGAGGAAAACAAAAAGTCTTAG
- the rsfS gene encoding ribosome silencing factor yields the protein MTEQEKCRVICAAADEKKARDIVQMDMIDLMSTNDYFVICSANTATQVRAIADNIEEKMEDAGISFLHKEGYREGEWILLDYGDTVAHIFQQDAREYYALERLWGDAKLTPYEE from the coding sequence TTGACAGAGCAGGAAAAATGCCGTGTCATTTGCGCGGCGGCAGATGAAAAAAAAGCACGAGATATTGTGCAAATGGATATGATCGATCTCATGTCGACCAATGATTACTTTGTCATCTGTTCGGCAAATACTGCAACACAGGTGCGTGCGATTGCGGATAACATCGAGGAAAAAATGGAGGATGCAGGGATTTCTTTCCTGCACAAAGAAGGTTATCGTGAGGGCGAGTGGATTCTGCTCGACTACGGTGATACCGTTGCACATATCTTCCAACAGGATGCGCGTGAGTACTACGCATTGGAGCGCCTGTGGGGCGATGCAAAGCTGACGCCGTACGAGGAATAG